The Streptomyces sp. V4I8 genome includes the window CCACCCCGAGCCCGACCCCGACGGCCGTCAGCAGGGCCCGGACCCAGCCCTCACGTCCGCCGGCGAAGGCGAACCGCACCCCCATGCCCAGATCCTTGGCCCACTGACCCACGCTCATACGACGCGCTCCATGTCCCGGGACCTGCCGTCCCGTACGACGATCTCGCGGTCGGAGTAGGCGGCCACCCGCGCCTCGTGGGTGACGAGGACGACGGCGGCGTTGGTCGAGCGGGCGGCCTCCGTCAGCAGCTCCATCACGCGCTCGCCGTTGAGGGAGTCGAGCGCGCCGGTCGGCTCGTCGGCGAACAGCACACGCGGGTTGGTGACCAGCGAGCGGGCGACGGCGACGCGCTGCCCCTGACCGCCGGAGACCTCACCGGGCCGCTTCTTGCGCAGGTCGTCGACCTCCAGCCGCTCCATCCAGGTCAGGGCGGCCTTCTCGGCCTCCTTGCGGCCGGTCCCGTTGAGCCGCAGCGGGAGGGCGACGTTCTCGACGCAGGTCAACTCCGGCACGAGCTGCCCGAACTGGAAGACGAACCCGAACTCGGAGCGCCTGAGCGCACTGCGCTGGGCGTCGTTCATGGTGGCCAGCTCGCGCCCGTTGTACGTGATGGACCCCGAGTCCGGCGGCACGATCCCGGCGAGGCAGTGCAGCAACGTCGACTTGCCGGAGCCGGACGGCCCCATCACGGCGACGACCTCACCGGGATGTATGGAGAACTCGGCCCCGTCGAGCGCGAGGGTCGGGCCGTAAGCCTTGCGCAGCTCCTGGGCCGCGAGCAGGGAACCGGGAGGAGGTGTCACTTGACCACCACCTCGGCCAGCTTGTCGAGGCGCGCGGCGGTGAGTTCCAGCCAGCGCAGGTCGGCCTCGAGGTGGAAGAGGGCGTGGTCGCAGATGAGCTGGTCGGCCAGGTCCCCCCTCCGCTTGCGGTCGGTGAGGATCCGCATCATCCGCAGGTGCTCGGCACGCTGGGTGTCGAGGATGTCGGCCGCGTCACGCCGGGTCAGCAGCGCGAGGACGACCTTGGTGTAGAGGGTCGACTGGAGATACGGCTCCGGCTTCTCGGGCGTCGCGAGCCACTGCTGTACGTCGGTGATCCCCGCGTCGGTGATCGCGTACCGCTTCCGCTCGGGCCCGCCGCCGGGCTCGATCCCGTCGACCTCGACAAGCCCGTTCTTCAACAGCCGGGACATCGTCGAGTAGACCTGGCCGTAGTGCAACGGCCGATCATGACCGAACTTCTCATCGAAGGCCCGCTTCAGGTCGTAGCCGTGGCGGGGGCCCGATTCCAGGAGCCCTAGAAGGGTGTGACCGATGGACATGAGCAGGACTCTACACGGGGTGTATACGCCGCATGTATACGCCGAGTGTGGAGAGCATGGCGGTGGGTGTGTCGGGGCTGGTGGGGGAGCATTGTCACGGTTCTGCTACACGGCGATCGGCTCAGCCGCTTCCAGCCCGTCCAGCGTTTGAGGACGAGGCCGTTCAGGCCGATGGGGGTCTGGGGGCGGAGCCCCCAGGGGGGCGGCCGCGGCGAGGGAGTGGGCCGGGGTCGCGCGGCAGTCGTCCCGCGTCCGCCAGAGCCTTCCGCAGCAGGAACTCGATCTGCGCGTTGGCCGAGCGGAGCTCATCGCCCGCCCACCGCGCGAGCGCCTCGTACACGGACGGGTCCAGCCGCAGCAGGACCTGCTTGCGCTGCGGCCGGCCTTGAGGGGCTGAACCCCCGGAGGGAACCGTCACTGGTAGAGCGTCCCGGTGTTGAGGACCGGCTGCGGGGACCTGTCGCCGCACAGCACCACCATCAGGTTCGACACCATCGCAGCCTTCCGTTCCTCGTCCAGTTCCACGATCCCCTGCTCCGAGATCCGCGCGAGCGCCGCCTCGACCATGCCCACGGCCCCGTCGACGATCTGCCGCCGCGCCGCGACCACCGCCCCGGCCTGCTGCCGCTGGAGCATCGCGGAGGCGATCTCGGGAGCGTACGCGAGATGCGTGAAGCGCGACTCGATGATCTGCACCCCGGCCGCCTCCACGCGCGCGTGCAGTTCGACGGCGAGCTTCTCGGTGATCTCCTCGGCGTTCCCGCGCAGCGAGAGGCCGCTCTCGTCATGGGCGTCGTAGGGGTACTCGATGGCGATGTGCCGCACCGCCGCCTCGGTCTGGGTGGAGACGAACTCCAGGAAGTCGTCCACCTCGAACGTGGCCTGCGCGGTGTCCTCGACCTTCCACACCACGACCGCGGCGAGCTCGATCGGGTTGCCGTAGGCGTCGTTGACCTTGAGGACGGCCGTCTCGTGGTTGCGGACCCGGGTCGAGATCTTCGTACGGGACGTGAAGGGGTTCACCCAGCGCAGCCCGTCCTCCCGGATGGTCCCGCGGTACCGCCCGAAGAGCTGGACGACCCGCGCCTCGCCCGGCGCGACCATGTTCAGCCCGCACATGGCCAGGATCGCGGCGATCGCGACCAGGATGCCCGTGACGATCAGCGCCGCCTGGCCGCCGGCCCCGGAGACCGCCGAGGCGCTGACGATCAGCCCCGCGCCGGCCAGCAGCCCGACCAGGCCGAGCAGCAGGGCGAGCCCGCCGCCGATGCTGTGCGCGGTGAACTCGCGGACGTGCGGTGCCGGCATCTCGGGCACATCGGGTGCGTCGGTCGCGGTCGGCCCGTCAGGCGCGGCGGCGGTGCGGGATGTGGCGTCGGTCTTGTCGTTCGACATGGGTGGTTCCCCCGTTTCGTTCGTTTCTGCATGAAGCCGCGTGCGGCTTCGCCCCGTCTCCGTAATCCCGGATCTATCTAAGTGATAACAGATTACCGCGCCTGGGCAACCCTACGCACGCCCCAGTCGTCGGTTCCGGTGGGACAGGTGCTGATTGTCACGTCCCCAAAAGCCCGGATCGACAGGGCTTTGTCATAACTTCCGGTGTTAGCTTTCTGAGCTGACCTGAGCGGCGAACCTGTGTGGCGGTAGCGCACACAAGAACGAAGCGGAGCGGAACGGACCCATGGGACGAGCGGAAGACAGACGAGCGCGGCAGCGCGGTGGCCGCCGCGCGGCGCCCGGACGGTCGTCCGGGTCGCCGTCGGTCGCCGGTGGCGACCCGTCGGCCACCGTCGTAGGGACACCTCCGGCCGCCCAGGGAGGCAGGGCCGCGGCCCGCCGGGCAGCCAGGTCCGGGGGCAGGGGCGGTGCCGGCAAGGGCCGCATTCGCCGGCTCTTCACCTGGAAGAAGATCCTCGGCACGTTCCTCGGTACGTGCCTGCTCGCCATCGCCGCGTTCATCGGGCTCTACCTGTACGTGGACGTGCCCAGCGGCAACGCCGCCGCCCAGGCCGCCCAGCGCCAGAGCAACGTCTACAAGTACAGCGACGGCAAGACGACCCTGGCCCGCGACGGCAAGGTCAACCGCGAGATCGTGGACCTGTCCAAGGTGCCGAAGGAGGTCCGGGACACCTTCGTCGCGGCCGAGAACAAGTCGTTCTACAACGACAACGGCATCGACCTGAAGGGCACGGCCCGCGGTGTGCTCAACACGCTGATGGGCAAGGGCGCGCAGGGCGGCTCGACCATCACCCAGCAGTACGTCAAGAACTACTACCTCAGCCAGGAACAGACGGTCAGCCGCAAGCTCAAGGAGATCGTCATCTCCCTGAAGGTCGACCGCCAGATGTCCAAGGACGACATCCTCGCCGGCTACATCAACACCAGCTACTACGGCCGCGGCGCCTACGGCATCCAGGCCGCCGCCCAGGCCTACTACCGCGTCGACGCCGACAAGCTCTCCGTCGAACAGGGCGCGTACCTCGCCGCGCTGCTCCAGGCACCGAGCCAGTACGACTGGCAGGCCGCGTCCGACACCGGCAGGAAGCTGGTCACGGCCCGCTGGAACTACGTCCTGGACAACATGGTCGAGGAGGGCTGGCTCGACAAGGCCGAGCGCCAGGGCATGACCTTCCCCGAGCCCAAGGAGCCGAAGCCCACGGCCGGCCGGGAGGGCCAGAAGGGCTATCTGATCGAGCTCGCCAACGAGCAGCTCATCAGTCAGCTCATGAAGCAGGACGGCATCACGCGCTCCGAGGCCGAATCCCAGGTCGTCGACCAGGGCTGGACCATCACCCTGAACATCGACAAGAAGAAGCAGGCGCAGCTGGAGAAGGCCGTCAAGGCGCAGCTCACCAGCAAGCTGGACAAGAAGAAGCGGCCCGTCGACGCGGACGTCCAGGCCGGCGCGGTCTCCGTGGACCCCAAGACTGGCAAGGTCGTCGCGCTGTACGGCGGCGTGGACTACTTCAAGCACTACACCAGCAACGCGACGCGCACGGACTACCAGCCCGCGTCGACGTTCAAGCCGGTGATCCTGGCCGCCGCCCTGGAGGAGAGCGCCCAGACCCGGTCCGGCAAGCCGATCACCGCGAACACCATCTACGACGGCACCAGCAAGCGCCCGGTCGTGGACAGCGACGGCAACAAGGTCGGTTTCGCCCCCGAGAACGAGGACGACCAGGACTACGGGCCCATCACCGTCCAGACGGCGATGAACAAGTCCGTCAACTCCGTCTTCGCGCAGATGGGCGTCGACGTCGGCATGAAGAACGTCATGGACGTGGCCGGCCGGCTCGGCATGGACACCGCCAAGGAGCAGGCCGTACCCGCGCAGACGCTGGGCACCATGGGCGCGAGCCCGCTGCAGATGGCCGGCGTGTACGCGACCCTCGACAACCACGGCAAGAAGGTCACCCCGAGCATCCTCAAGTCGGCCGAGCACAACAGCCGTACGGTCGACATCCCCGACCCGGTCGGGGAGCAGGTCATCAGCCGTGAGGCCGCCGACACGGTGACCTCGGTGCTGACGGGCGTGGTCGACGACGGTACGGCCCAGCGGGCCGTGGCGAACAACCCCGAGCACGAAGGCCAGAAGGTCGCCGGCAAGACGGGTACGTCCGACGACAACAAGTCGGCCTGGTTCACCGGCTACACGCCCGACCTGGTCACCTCGGTGGGCCTGTTCGGTGAGGACGACAAGTCTCCGCACCCGCAAGTCAAGATGTACGGCGCGGGCGGCGAGCCCCGCGTCAACGGCGGTGGCTTCCCGGCGGAGATCTGGGCGGCGTACATGTTCGGCGTGACGGACCCGGACGCCAGGTTCGACCTGAACACCGACCAGGGCGCGGCCGTCCAGCCGACCTGGACCCCGACCCCGACGCAGGAGCCGACGACCCAGGAGCCGACGGAGGAACCGACGACTCAGGAGCCGACGGAGACCCCGACGACCGAGGAGCCGACGGAGACCCCGACGACCGAGCCGCCGACGGAGGAGCCGACGACCGAGCCGGCCCCGACGGCACCGACGGACGAGCCGACGGACGACATCACCGTGGACCCGGTCCGACCCGGCAACGAGCAGTAGAACAGCGCCCCGTCAGGGGCGCGGGGCCGTATCGATGTGCGGCTCCGCCGCGTGGGCGCGACCAGCCACGACGAACCTGCGGTCGTGGCTGGTCGCGCAGTTCCCCTACGGCGCTCAGCCGCGACTCAACTCGAACCAGACGACTTTTCCGGTACTCAACCGAGTCGCCCCCCACCGCCGAGCCAGCCGGTTCACGAGATACAAGCCCCGCCCACCCTCATCCGTGGCACGAGCCTGCCGCAGCCGCGGCAACTGCGGCACATCGTCCCCGACCTCGCACCGCAGCACGTCGGTCCGCAACAACCGCAACGTCACCGGCCGCGTGGCATACCGCACCGCGTTGGTCACGACCTCGCTGACCAACAGCTCGACCGAGTCCGTCAGCTCCTCCAGGCCCCACCGAGCGAGCGCCCGACGCGCGAGCCGCCGGGCACGGCCGGGCGCCGCGTCCTCCGGCTCCAGGAACCAGTACGCCACGTCGCTCGGCGCGATCCCGTCGAAGCGGGCGGCGAGCAGCGCGATGTCGTCGTCCCGGTCGCCCGGCCCGAGCATGTCGAGGACCTCGTCGCACAGGGCTTCCAGCGGCGGCGGATGGTCGGGCCCGGTGAGCTGGGCGACGGCGGCGAGCTTCTCACGCAGCTGCTCTATGCCGGTCCACACGTCACGCAGACGCGACTCGACCAGACCGTCCGTGTAGAGGAGCAGGGTCGCGCCGGCGGGTGCGTCCAGCTCCACGGCCTCGAAGTCGACGCCGCCGACGCCGATCGGCGCGCCCGCCGGTACGCGCAGCACCTCCGCGCGGCCGCCCAGGTGCAGCAGGACGGGCGGCGGATGGCCGGCGTTGGCGATGGTGATGCGGTGCGAGACCGGGTCGTAGACGGCGTAGAGGCAGGTCGCCATGCGGTCGGTGCCCAGGCGCTGGGCCTGCTCGTCGAGGTGGTGCAGGACCTCCTGCGGGGGCAGGTCGAGCCCGGCGAGGGTCTGGGCCGTCGTGCGCAGCTGGCCCATGATCGCGGCCGACGTCATGGAGTGGCCCATGACGTCACCGACGACCAGCGCCACGCGGCTGCCCGGCAGCGGGATCGCGTCGTACCAGTCGCCGCCCACCCGGGCCGTCTCGGCCGCGGGCAGGTAGCGGGACGCCAGCCGCACGCCGGTCGGGCGGGGCAGCGTCTCCGGCAGCATGGTGCGCTGGAGCTCGTCGGCGATGTACGCCTCACGGCCGTACAGCACCGCCTTGTCGATGCCGAGCGCGCTGTGCGTGGCGAGCTGGGCGGCGACGAGGAGGTCGTCGGGTTCGAAGGCCAGGCGGTCGGGGCGGCGCAGGAAGACCGCGGCGCCGATGACGCGGCGCCGGCCGCGCAGCGGGGCGAGGATCGCGCGCTGCCCGTCAGGGATGATCAACTCGCCTTCCTCGCCCAGTAGTTCGGGCAGGGCGGCACGGGCGGCGGGCGCGTCGGCGAAGACGGGACGTACGCCGCGCAGCACCTCGGCGAGCGCGCCACCGGGCCGCACCTCGCACAGTTCGGCGGTGACGGTGGACAGCTCGGCCAGCTCGGGCGGTTCCGGCTGCGCCTGCGTGGGCAGGAAGCCGCCCTCGGTGTCCCGCTCCTCGGGGATGCGGTCGGTGCGGCGCAACCGCAGCACGACGGGGCCGGTGGGCCGCTCGTCGCCGACCGGCAGCGGGTCGCGCAGATAGACGAGGATCGCGTCGGAGAACGTCGGCACGGTCGCCCGGCACAGCCCCATCACGATCTCGTCCAGGTCGATGCCGCGGGCAATCCGCCGGGTGGCCGCGCCCACGAAGCGCAGCCGGTCCCCGTCCCGCCGCATCGGCGTGGGCCGTCCGGGCGGCAGCCCCTGTCCGGTGCGCCGCTCGGCGGAGGACTGCGGCGGCTCGGCGCCGGGCTGGGGCGGGATGGCCTCCGGAACGGGCCGCGGCCGGTGCGAGTCGGGCTCGGCGGCGACGGAGGGCTGCGAGT containing:
- a CDS encoding ABC transporter ATP-binding protein, coding for MTPPPGSLLAAQELRKAYGPTLALDGAEFSIHPGEVVAVMGPSGSGKSTLLHCLAGIVPPDSGSITYNGRELATMNDAQRSALRRSEFGFVFQFGQLVPELTCVENVALPLRLNGTGRKEAEKAALTWMERLEVDDLRKKRPGEVSGGQGQRVAVARSLVTNPRVLFADEPTGALDSLNGERVMELLTEAARSTNAAVVLVTHEARVAAYSDREIVVRDGRSRDMERVV
- a CDS encoding PadR family transcriptional regulator gives rise to the protein MSIGHTLLGLLESGPRHGYDLKRAFDEKFGHDRPLHYGQVYSTMSRLLKNGLVEVDGIEPGGGPERKRYAITDAGITDVQQWLATPEKPEPYLQSTLYTKVVLALLTRRDAADILDTQRAEHLRMMRILTDRKRRGDLADQLICDHALFHLEADLRWLELTAARLDKLAEVVVK
- a CDS encoding SPFH domain-containing protein, with the protein product MPAPHVREFTAHSIGGGLALLLGLVGLLAGAGLIVSASAVSGAGGQAALIVTGILVAIAAILAMCGLNMVAPGEARVVQLFGRYRGTIREDGLRWVNPFTSRTKISTRVRNHETAVLKVNDAYGNPIELAAVVVWKVEDTAQATFEVDDFLEFVSTQTEAAVRHIAIEYPYDAHDESGLSLRGNAEEITEKLAVELHARVEAAGVQIIESRFTHLAYAPEIASAMLQRQQAGAVVAARRQIVDGAVGMVEAALARISEQGIVELDEERKAAMVSNLMVVLCGDRSPQPVLNTGTLYQ
- a CDS encoding transglycosylase domain-containing protein, which encodes MGRAEDRRARQRGGRRAAPGRSSGSPSVAGGDPSATVVGTPPAAQGGRAAARRAARSGGRGGAGKGRIRRLFTWKKILGTFLGTCLLAIAAFIGLYLYVDVPSGNAAAQAAQRQSNVYKYSDGKTTLARDGKVNREIVDLSKVPKEVRDTFVAAENKSFYNDNGIDLKGTARGVLNTLMGKGAQGGSTITQQYVKNYYLSQEQTVSRKLKEIVISLKVDRQMSKDDILAGYINTSYYGRGAYGIQAAAQAYYRVDADKLSVEQGAYLAALLQAPSQYDWQAASDTGRKLVTARWNYVLDNMVEEGWLDKAERQGMTFPEPKEPKPTAGREGQKGYLIELANEQLISQLMKQDGITRSEAESQVVDQGWTITLNIDKKKQAQLEKAVKAQLTSKLDKKKRPVDADVQAGAVSVDPKTGKVVALYGGVDYFKHYTSNATRTDYQPASTFKPVILAAALEESAQTRSGKPITANTIYDGTSKRPVVDSDGNKVGFAPENEDDQDYGPITVQTAMNKSVNSVFAQMGVDVGMKNVMDVAGRLGMDTAKEQAVPAQTLGTMGASPLQMAGVYATLDNHGKKVTPSILKSAEHNSRTVDIPDPVGEQVISREAADTVTSVLTGVVDDGTAQRAVANNPEHEGQKVAGKTGTSDDNKSAWFTGYTPDLVTSVGLFGEDDKSPHPQVKMYGAGGEPRVNGGGFPAEIWAAYMFGVTDPDARFDLNTDQGAAVQPTWTPTPTQEPTTQEPTEEPTTQEPTETPTTEEPTETPTTEPPTEEPTTEPAPTAPTDEPTDDITVDPVRPGNEQ
- a CDS encoding SpoIIE family protein phosphatase, whose translation is MDSKGVTEQPISFERPETGVDPAEARGALVRTSTPSTTHSTPPHTPDGDAFGGTALPAQARTGETPSTPGSTAPSGPSKEPSDIAGNGPEHSQPSVAAEPDSHRPRPVPEAIPPQPGAEPPQSSAERRTGQGLPPGRPTPMRRDGDRLRFVGAATRRIARGIDLDEIVMGLCRATVPTFSDAILVYLRDPLPVGDERPTGPVVLRLRRTDRIPEERDTEGGFLPTQAQPEPPELAELSTVTAELCEVRPGGALAEVLRGVRPVFADAPAARAALPELLGEEGELIIPDGQRAILAPLRGRRRVIGAAVFLRRPDRLAFEPDDLLVAAQLATHSALGIDKAVLYGREAYIADELQRTMLPETLPRPTGVRLASRYLPAAETARVGGDWYDAIPLPGSRVALVVGDVMGHSMTSAAIMGQLRTTAQTLAGLDLPPQEVLHHLDEQAQRLGTDRMATCLYAVYDPVSHRITIANAGHPPPVLLHLGGRAEVLRVPAGAPIGVGGVDFEAVELDAPAGATLLLYTDGLVESRLRDVWTGIEQLREKLAAVAQLTGPDHPPPLEALCDEVLDMLGPGDRDDDIALLAARFDGIAPSDVAYWFLEPEDAAPGRARRLARRALARWGLEELTDSVELLVSEVVTNAVRYATRPVTLRLLRTDVLRCEVGDDVPQLPRLRQARATDEGGRGLYLVNRLARRWGATRLSTGKVVWFELSRG